One part of the Pirellulales bacterium genome encodes these proteins:
- a CDS encoding NADH-quinone oxidoreductase subunit M codes for MEQSALFWLSLIVFLPALGALVLVAIPKDQPEVIKLVSLATTVAVFLATCAVGFGMLGPDQARFSKGVAEMQDAFTVPWIPSFNIYYFMGADGISFTLVMLTAFVTMLSMGASWNIEKHVKAYCILFLLLETGMLGVFLALDFFLFYVFWEVMLLPMYFLIGVWGGPRREYAAIKFFLYTLLGSVFMLIAILMLYFNSDLRELAKQSDLIATNEVQDVKWEQLHLDPSVTGRVQQGGDDAIHTFNILALAAMGQHTTLFDDEMLWGKNLQWWAFLLLFVGFIIKVPAVPVHTWLPDAHVEAPTPISMILAGILLKMGGYGIIRICYPICPDAGFDLAWLVTFIGVLSMLYGAFAAMAQKDFKRLVAYSSVSHMGYVLLGIGVWSAWSGTNYNPEYWQMGMNGAMFQMIAHGISSPGMFFMVGVIYDRVHHRNLDEFGGLFARSPVYSGIAFGIFFAGLGLPGLCGFIGEVFVTLSVWNYSHALAVLSAATVILTAAYILWTLQRVYLGPEYKGPHGDHITPITGRELAIGAPLLAFAILFGVYPRLIFDYMTPSVNKEVSDLAAWTRDVKEPRTLAARIERDRERGIENDPLIGEVTTAKP; via the coding sequence CTTCGGCATGCTTGGCCCCGATCAGGCCCGCTTCAGCAAAGGCGTCGCCGAGATGCAAGACGCCTTCACGGTCCCCTGGATACCGTCGTTCAACATCTACTATTTCATGGGCGCCGACGGCATCAGCTTCACGCTGGTCATGCTCACCGCCTTCGTGACCATGCTCTCGATGGGCGCAAGCTGGAACATCGAGAAGCACGTCAAGGCGTATTGCATCCTCTTCCTGCTGCTCGAGACCGGCATGCTGGGAGTGTTCCTGGCGCTCGACTTCTTCCTGTTCTACGTGTTCTGGGAAGTGATGCTGCTGCCGATGTACTTTTTGATCGGCGTGTGGGGCGGCCCGCGCCGCGAGTACGCCGCCATCAAGTTCTTTCTATATACGTTGCTGGGCAGCGTGTTCATGCTCATCGCCATCTTGATGCTTTACTTCAACAGCGACCTGCGCGAGCTGGCCAAGCAGAGCGACTTGATCGCAACCAACGAGGTGCAGGACGTCAAGTGGGAGCAGTTGCATCTCGATCCGTCGGTGACCGGCCGCGTGCAACAGGGCGGCGACGACGCGATCCACACCTTCAACATCCTGGCCCTGGCGGCGATGGGTCAGCACACCACGCTGTTCGACGACGAAATGCTGTGGGGCAAGAACCTGCAATGGTGGGCGTTTCTGCTGCTGTTCGTCGGCTTCATCATCAAGGTGCCGGCGGTGCCGGTGCATACATGGTTGCCCGACGCGCACGTCGAGGCCCCCACGCCCATCTCCATGATCCTGGCCGGCATTCTGTTGAAGATGGGCGGCTACGGCATCATACGTATCTGCTATCCGATTTGTCCGGATGCGGGCTTCGATCTGGCCTGGCTGGTGACGTTCATCGGCGTGCTGAGTATGCTCTACGGAGCCTTCGCGGCCATGGCCCAAAAAGATTTCAAGCGGCTGGTGGCCTACAGCTCGGTGAGCCACATGGGCTACGTTCTGCTGGGCATCGGCGTATGGAGCGCCTGGTCGGGCACGAACTACAATCCCGAATACTGGCAGATGGGCATGAACGGGGCGATGTTCCAGATGATCGCTCACGGCATCAGCTCGCCCGGCATGTTCTTTATGGTGGGCGTGATTTACGACCGCGTTCACCATCGCAATCTCGACGAGTTCGGCGGCCTGTTCGCCCGCTCGCCGGTCTACAGCGGCATCGCCTTCGGCATCTTCTTCGCCGGTCTGGGACTTCCCGGCTTGTGCGGGTTCATCGGCGAGGTGTTCGTGACGTTGAGCGTGTGGAACTACTCGCACGCTCTGGCGGTGCTTTCCGCGGCCACGGTCATTTTGACCGCCGCGTACATTCTCTGGACGTTGCAGCGCGTTTATCTCGGCCCCGAATACAAAGGGCCGCACGGCGACCATATTACGCCGATCACCGGTCGCGAACTGGCGATCGGCGCCCCGCTGCTGGCGTTCGCCATTCTGTTCGGAGTGTATCCACGACTGATCTTCGATTACATGACGCCGAGCGTGAACAAAGAGGTCAGCGATCTGGCCGCCTGGACGCGCGACGTGAAGGAGCCGCGTACTCTCGCCGCGCGCATTGAGCGCGACCGCGAGCGCGGGATTGAAAACGATCCGTTGATCGGAGAAGTAACGACGGCAAAACCGTAG
- a CDS encoding NADH-quinone oxidoreductase subunit N, with amino-acid sequence MDFKTLLTQLYPDTATSCRGFAPELTLCVTIVAMLLARMPRWGHKINACYVALIGSLIALYYAAPWTVIPRTEIFDGLLVYDPLTVYFRGVLLLFLVLFLVFTRLSGIPDREDSPDFYTLVLGGTIGMCLMASANHLLTVFLAVEMASVPSYALSGILKGRRQSSEAALKYSIYGAGTAGVMLYGISLLAGALGTCHLPTIAHELLNLTPEVLAQRQTVLMLGGLMLSVGLAFKLSAFPFHFWCPDVFEGASAEVNAFLSVASKAAALALLLRVAIGFTHAPSQPAISAPTAQAASRVHTVAYRAAAHDETADPDAEEPPLADVPRSVRRYVVGLVSLLAALTCTFGNLAAYNQTNIKRLLAYSTIAHAGYMMMPVAAAVQLSGQHPEQARAAVAAVPFYVGVYLFMNLGAFAIVAFLRNTFRSEQIADYAGLIGRSPLLVVCFATILISLIGMPPLGGFAAKFFVFSSLVDARLYLLLVIGGLNTALSLFYYLRVVKVMTIDPEPADRLPAHLSMLSPSGLYLVLLTLPVVVLGIFFDDLNEFALAAARGLFL; translated from the coding sequence TTGGACTTTAAGACCTTACTCACTCAACTCTATCCCGACACGGCCACCTCGTGCCGCGGCTTCGCGCCCGAGCTGACGCTCTGCGTCACGATCGTGGCCATGCTGCTGGCGCGGATGCCGCGTTGGGGCCACAAGATCAACGCCTGCTATGTCGCGCTGATCGGTTCGCTCATCGCTCTCTACTATGCGGCTCCATGGACGGTAATTCCGCGCACGGAAATTTTCGACGGCCTCTTGGTCTACGATCCGCTCACGGTCTATTTCCGCGGCGTGTTGCTATTGTTCCTGGTGCTGTTTCTGGTTTTCACCCGCTTGTCGGGCATTCCCGACCGCGAAGACAGCCCGGATTTTTACACGCTGGTCTTAGGCGGCACGATCGGCATGTGCCTGATGGCCTCGGCCAACCACTTGCTCACGGTATTTCTGGCCGTGGAGATGGCCAGCGTGCCCTCCTACGCCCTATCGGGCATCCTCAAAGGCCGCCGCCAAAGCAGCGAAGCGGCCCTCAAGTATTCCATTTACGGCGCCGGCACGGCGGGCGTCATGCTCTACGGCATCAGCCTTCTGGCTGGCGCACTGGGCACTTGCCATCTGCCGACGATCGCCCACGAGTTGCTGAACCTCACGCCGGAAGTCTTGGCCCAGCGGCAAACGGTGCTGATGTTGGGCGGCTTGATGCTTTCGGTCGGACTGGCGTTCAAGCTCTCGGCGTTTCCGTTCCACTTCTGGTGCCCTGACGTGTTCGAGGGCGCCAGTGCCGAAGTGAACGCGTTCCTCTCGGTGGCGTCGAAGGCCGCGGCCCTGGCCCTGCTGCTGCGCGTGGCGATCGGCTTCACGCACGCTCCCTCGCAGCCGGCCATTTCAGCGCCGACCGCCCAGGCGGCGTCGCGAGTGCATACCGTCGCCTATCGGGCTGCGGCCCACGACGAAACCGCGGATCCCGACGCCGAAGAACCGCCGCTGGCCGATGTGCCCCGCTCGGTGCGGCGTTACGTGGTCGGGTTGGTCAGCCTGCTGGCCGCGCTCACTTGCACCTTCGGCAATCTGGCGGCCTACAACCAGACCAACATCAAGCGGCTGCTGGCTTATTCGACGATCGCCCATGCCGGCTACATGATGATGCCCGTGGCGGCGGCCGTCCAGTTGTCGGGCCAGCATCCCGAGCAGGCCCGCGCGGCGGTAGCCGCGGTCCCGTTTTACGTGGGCGTTTATCTCTTCATGAATTTGGGAGCGTTCGCCATCGTGGCGTTTTTGCGCAACACGTTTCGCAGCGAGCAGATCGCCGATTACGCGGGTCTGATCGGGCGTTCGCCCCTGCTGGTCGTGTGCTTCGCGACGATCCTGATCAGCCTGATCGGCATGCCGCCGCTGGGCGGGTTCGCCGCCAAGTTTTTTGTGTTCAGTTCCCTGGTCGATGCGCGGCTCTACCTGCTGCTGGTGATCGGCGGACTGAACACGGCGTTGAGCCTGTTCTACTATCTGCGGGTGGTGAAGGTGATGACGATCGATCCGGAGCCGGCCGACCGCTTGCCGGCACATTTGTCGATGCTGTCTCCCTCCGGTCTTTATCTGGTGTTGCTTACGCTGCCGGTGGTCGTGCTGGGGATATTCTTCGACGACTTGAATGAATTCGCCCTCGCAGCCGCACGGGGCCTGTTTTTGTGA
- a CDS encoding site-specific DNA-methyltransferase — protein MALAANELYQGDCIERLQQLDEGSVDLAFADPPFNIGYEYDVYHDRKPYEHYLDWSRQWMAGVSRVLKPSGTFWLAIGDEYAAELKLIAQNDLGLTCRSWVIWYYTFGVNCTRKFTRSHAHLFHFVKDRKQFTFNYKDRAIRVDSARKLVYADIRANPNGRLPDDTWILRPQDVPDGFSEDQDTWYFSRVAGTFKERAGFHGCQMPEQLLGRIIRASSNEGDLVLDPFGGSGTTLAVAKKLGRGWIGFELSADYVTKIQARIDSVAVGQPLDGPENPVTSAPPTMAGRRLEHKQAKTRKATGSQKTLEYDAGAANDTNRHVTDAKAAETNGKARSRRKGKSA, from the coding sequence GTGGCACTGGCCGCCAATGAGCTTTATCAGGGCGATTGCATCGAGCGCCTGCAACAACTCGACGAGGGATCGGTCGATCTGGCGTTCGCCGATCCGCCGTTCAACATCGGCTACGAGTACGACGTCTATCACGATCGCAAGCCCTACGAACACTATCTCGATTGGAGCCGGCAGTGGATGGCGGGGGTCTCGCGCGTGCTCAAGCCGAGCGGCACGTTTTGGCTGGCCATCGGCGATGAATACGCCGCCGAGTTGAAGCTCATCGCCCAGAACGACCTGGGCTTGACCTGCCGGAGCTGGGTGATCTGGTATTACACGTTCGGCGTCAACTGCACGCGCAAGTTCACGCGCTCGCACGCGCACCTGTTTCACTTCGTCAAGGACCGCAAGCAATTCACGTTCAACTACAAAGACCGGGCCATCCGCGTGGACTCGGCGCGGAAGTTGGTTTACGCCGACATTCGGGCGAACCCCAACGGCCGGCTGCCTGACGACACCTGGATTCTGCGGCCGCAGGACGTGCCCGATGGTTTCAGCGAAGACCAGGACACGTGGTATTTTTCGCGTGTGGCGGGCACGTTCAAGGAGCGGGCCGGCTTTCACGGCTGTCAGATGCCCGAGCAATTGCTGGGCCGGATTATTCGGGCCAGCAGCAACGAGGGCGACTTGGTGCTGGATCCCTTCGGCGGCAGCGGCACGACCCTGGCGGTGGCCAAGAAGCTCGGTCGCGGCTGGATCGGTTTCGAGTTGTCGGCCGACTACGTGACGAAGATTCAGGCCCGGATCGACTCGGTCGCCGTCGGCCAGCCACTGGACGGGCCGGAGAATCCCGTCACCAGCGCGCCGCCAACGATGGCCGGAAGACGGCTCGAACACAAACAGGCGAAGACGAGAAAAGCCACGGGTTCGCAGAAAACACTCGAGTACGACGCCGGCGCTGCGAACGATACGAACCGCCATGTCACGGATGCGAAAGCCGCTGAGACCAACGGAAAAGCCAGAAGTCGCCGCAAGGGCAAGAGCGCGTAA
- the lhgO gene encoding L-2-hydroxyglutarate oxidase, with translation MQEPFNIAIIGGGIVGAATAYALAPRWGQSLLLLEAEGRLAAHQTGNNSGVIHSGLYYKPGSLKAKNCVEGREELYRFCAEHGVAHERCGKVVVATRASELPALDELQRRGRANGLVGIERLSAEQLKEHEPHVTGIGGLFVPETGIVDYVQVTETYGRVARAQGAEIRTDWRFTGCRRESGGLMLETSHGPVRCRNLINCGGLEADRVARRCGVEPGVQIVPFRGEYYQLAAGREHLVRNLIYPVPDPRFPFLGVHFTRMVRGGVEAGPNAVLAFKRYGYTRSSFSLRDALEMAGYGGLWRMAARYWRTGLGEFHRSWSKAAFVRALQKLMPELSPADIVPAGAGVRAQALAPAGTLVDDFHIVPAERMIHVLNAPSPAATASLCIGRSIAELANANFG, from the coding sequence ATGCAGGAGCCATTTAACATCGCCATCATCGGCGGCGGCATCGTCGGCGCGGCGACCGCGTATGCCCTCGCGCCCCGATGGGGGCAATCGCTCTTGCTGCTGGAAGCCGAAGGCCGGCTGGCGGCCCATCAAACGGGCAACAACAGCGGCGTCATTCACTCCGGACTGTACTACAAGCCCGGTTCGCTCAAGGCCAAGAACTGCGTCGAGGGCCGAGAAGAGCTTTATCGTTTTTGCGCCGAGCACGGGGTGGCCCACGAACGTTGCGGAAAAGTTGTCGTGGCCACCCGCGCCAGCGAATTGCCCGCGCTCGACGAATTGCAACGCCGCGGGCGGGCCAACGGCCTGGTGGGCATCGAGCGATTGTCGGCCGAACAGTTGAAAGAGCACGAACCGCATGTGACGGGCATCGGCGGCCTGTTTGTGCCCGAAACCGGCATCGTCGACTACGTGCAGGTCACCGAAACCTACGGGCGCGTGGCCCGCGCGCAAGGGGCTGAGATCCGCACCGACTGGCGGTTCACCGGCTGCCGGCGCGAGTCGGGCGGCCTGATGCTGGAAACCAGTCACGGCCCGGTCCGCTGCCGGAACCTAATCAATTGCGGCGGTCTGGAGGCGGACCGGGTGGCCCGGCGGTGCGGCGTCGAGCCGGGCGTGCAGATCGTGCCGTTTCGCGGGGAATACTACCAGCTTGCAGCGGGGCGCGAGCACCTGGTGCGGAATCTGATTTATCCCGTCCCCGACCCGCGGTTCCCCTTTCTGGGCGTGCATTTCACTCGGATGGTGCGGGGCGGCGTCGAGGCGGGGCCGAACGCCGTGCTGGCGTTCAAGCGATATGGTTATACGCGGAGCAGCTTTTCGTTGCGCGACGCCCTGGAAATGGCCGGTTACGGCGGTCTGTGGCGAATGGCGGCCCGCTATTGGCGGACCGGGCTGGGCGAGTTTCATCGTTCCTGGAGCAAAGCCGCCTTTGTGCGGGCATTGCAAAAGCTGATGCCGGAGCTGTCGCCGGCGGACATCGTACCGGCGGGGGCCGGCGTCCGTGCGCAGGCGTTGGCACCGGCCGGCACGCTCGTTGACGACTTTCACATTGTGCCGGCCGAGCGGATGATTCACGTGCTCAACGCTCCGTCGCCCGC